DNA sequence from the Candidatus Hydrogenedentota bacterium genome:
GAGGTGCAGAGGCTGATGAGGAAATAGGACCAGCGCCGTCCCAGCAGTTGCCCCACAAGTCCGCCGAGCAGTCCGCCCAGCGCCGCGCCCATGGACCAATAAGCCTGCGTGGTCGCCTTATAGCCGGGGTTCGCAAGCCCGCCTATCTGGTCCGCCCAGGGAATCATCCACTTGCTGGAACCCCACGCGCCCACCAGCGGAATCGCGCCCAGGCAGATGCCCACCAGGGTGATGCCCAGCAGGGGCGGGCGGAAGAGTTCGAGGATGGGCACTTTCGCCGCAGTGCCGCCGCCGACCCCGCCCCGGCTCGCCAGCCACTTGGGCGATTCGGGCACGAGAAACCACGCCAGCACGGCGAGCAGCGCGGGCGCGACGGCGGACACCAGCATCAGCCAGCGCCAGGAGTCGGGCGTCACCTTGTGCCAGGTGCCGAACTGGGACATCAGCAGGATGCCCAGGTTCGCCGCCGTGCCCATCATGCCCGCCAGCATGGGACGGGACACGTCGGACCAGAACTCGGCGATGATCGAGACTCCGTTCGGCCAGATGCCGCCCACGCCCAGCCCGGTGAGGAATCGAAGCAGCACCAACTGCTCCTGGCTGCGCGCGAAGTAGCCCGCCGCGCCGAAGCCCGCATAGCACAGCACGCTGACTGCTATCCCCTTCACCCGGCCAAAACGGTCCCCGAAATTGCCCAGAAGAATGCCGCCAATGGCCGCGCCAAACATCAGGGCCGCCGTGTAGTTCGCGAACCACGACCCCGCCGAGGCGGGATTGAATGCCTCCCCCATGAGGTCCCGCGACACGGACAGCGAGGCGAGAGGCATAAGGCCCAGTTGAACCCCCGCGAAAAGCCAGCCGAGAAAGGCCGCCCCCAAAGCGAGTTTTCTGCCGGGAATCTTTGCCTGAACGGGTTGCGGATTCGCGCCCATGCCGCCTGCCTCCGGGTTGTGGTGACGGGATGATTACACCGCAAAGGGGAAGAAAAAAGCAACAGACGGCGCCTTGTCCGCATTGCATTCAAAACGGCATCAACCCTATCATGCATGTGGTCAAGCGTTGCGGAGCCTGGCATAACCAGTGGAGTGTGATTCATGGCAAGACTTTCAATCGTGGCATTTCTGTTGGCCCTTTCCCTGCCGGTGTCCGCGCAGGACGCGTCCGCTGTGGCCTTTCAGGAAACGCCGGGACAACTGACCATTCTCGTGGGCGGCCGGCCTTTCGCCGAATATGTGTACGCGGACAAGGCCGTCCCCCGCCCCTTCTTTTGCCGGGTGACGGCGCCCGACGGCACCCAGGTCACGCGGAACTATCCCCCGGACCCCGTGGCGGACAAGGGGAACGACGACCATGAGGGCTTTCATCCGGGGATTTGGCTGGCCTTCGGCGATCTCGGCGGCGCGGATTTCTGGCGGAACAAGGCGCGGGTCCGGCACGATGGTTTCATCAATGCGCCGAAGGGCGGCGACGCCGGCGCGTTCACGGTGCGAAATGTCTACGAGACCACCGACGCTCCGCCAAGGGTCATCTGCGAGGAGACCTGCACCTATACCGTCCGCCCGGAGGGCGCGGGGATATGGCTGGTGTCGGAATCCACCTTCCAGACCACGTTGGCCGGTGTCGCCTTTGGCGACCAGGAGGAGATGGGTTTCGGCGTGCGGATGGCCACGCCGCTCACAGTGAAACACGGAAACGGTGTCCTGCTCAACAGTCTGGGCGGGGAGAATGAGCGGGACACTTGGGGAAAGGCGGCGGACTGGTGCGCCTTCTCCGGCATGGCCGGGGACCACCGCGCGGGCGTCATGCTTATGGCCTCGCCGAAAAACTTCCGCCCCTCCTGGCACCACAACCGCGACTACGGGTTGATGGTCGCCAACCCTTTCGGGAAGAAATCCATGACCGCGCCCAAGGACAGGGACGTGACGGAGGACAGCACGCCCCTTCCGGCGGGGGAACCCCTCACCCTGGGCTTTGCAGTCTTTGTGTTCAGCACGGACTCGGGGGCGCATCCGGACTACAGCGCCCTCCATGCCGCGTATGCGGCGGGCCTGAACTGAGCGGGGCAAACGCATGAACATTGGCATAGCCGGTCTGGGGCTTGTGGGAAAGGCCATGGCGGCGCGGCTGCTCGCGGCGGGCCACAGGGTCACCGGCTGTGACATCGCTCCCGCCGCATGCGAGGCCGCCCGCGCACTGGGCGTGGACGTGCGG
Encoded proteins:
- a CDS encoding PmoA family protein, with product MARLSIVAFLLALSLPVSAQDASAVAFQETPGQLTILVGGRPFAEYVYADKAVPRPFFCRVTAPDGTQVTRNYPPDPVADKGNDDHEGFHPGIWLAFGDLGGADFWRNKARVRHDGFINAPKGGDAGAFTVRNVYETTDAPPRVICEETCTYTVRPEGAGIWLVSESTFQTTLAGVAFGDQEEMGFGVRMATPLTVKHGNGVLLNSLGGENERDTWGKAADWCAFSGMAGDHRAGVMLMASPKNFRPSWHHNRDYGLMVANPFGKKSMTAPKDRDVTEDSTPLPAGEPLTLGFAVFVFSTDSGAHPDYSALHAAYAAGLN
- a CDS encoding MFS transporter, with translation MGANPQPVQAKIPGRKLALGAAFLGWLFAGVQLGLMPLASLSVSRDLMGEAFNPASAGSWFANYTAALMFGAAIGGILLGNFGDRFGRVKGIAVSVLCYAGFGAAGYFARSQEQLVLLRFLTGLGVGGIWPNGVSIIAEFWSDVSRPMLAGMMGTAANLGILLMSQFGTWHKVTPDSWRWLMLVSAVAPALLAVLAWFLVPESPKWLASRGGVGGGTAAKVPILELFRPPLLGITLVGICLGAIPLVGAWGSSKWMIPWADQIGGLANPGYKATTQAYWSMGAALGGLLGGLVGQLLGRRWSYFLISLCTSCITIGIFLFLKPLGPGFLPAVFVQGVIATLFFGWLPLYLPELFPTRVRATGTGITYNSGRFISAAGVLFAGVLVRLFDGNYARVGAITGLVYAVGMLVIWLSPETKGKGIE